One Prosthecobacter dejongeii DNA window includes the following coding sequences:
- a CDS encoding DUF4032 domain-containing protein, whose protein sequence is MPAAPLNAYSEFKAELEQILRHKWLVSEKENRDVGFERALNEWAQNHRAEWRRDRNKKGSKAKA, encoded by the coding sequence ATGCCCGCTGCCCCCCTCAATGCCTACTCCGAGTTCAAAGCGGAACTCGAACAGATCCTGCGGCACAAGTGGCTGGTCAGTGAAAAAGAAAATCGCGATGTCGGTTTCGAGCGCGCCCTCAATGAATGGGCCCAAAATCACCGCGCCGAATGGCGCCGGGATCGCAATAAAAAAGGGTCGAAGGCTAAGGCCTAA